One part of the Sorangiineae bacterium MSr11954 genome encodes these proteins:
- a CDS encoding TetR/AcrR family transcriptional regulator, translated as MANSNRVKIALEPPTPRSEIRTITPRDWADAALWAIGKSSVAELTIDRVARTLGVTKGSFYWHFKDRNALLGAAIQRWEVICTSQVIEELDALERPRDRLLRLLSTVFDEENNALEIAVLSASEHPLVAPVLTRVAARRLEYLVDTYRGMGLTPADARCSGLLAYSAYVGLLQIARFAPGELPTAQARERYIRYLSARLIPEAQRPRGAK; from the coding sequence ATGGCCAACTCGAACCGCGTCAAGATCGCTCTGGAACCTCCCACCCCGCGCTCCGAGATCCGCACGATCACACCGCGCGACTGGGCCGACGCCGCGCTATGGGCCATCGGCAAGAGCAGCGTGGCGGAGCTCACCATCGACCGGGTGGCGCGCACGCTCGGGGTGACCAAGGGCAGCTTTTACTGGCATTTCAAGGACCGAAATGCGCTGCTCGGGGCCGCGATCCAGCGGTGGGAGGTGATCTGCACCTCGCAGGTCATCGAGGAGCTCGACGCGCTGGAGCGGCCGCGCGATCGGCTCTTGCGGCTGCTCTCCACGGTGTTCGACGAGGAGAACAACGCCCTGGAAATCGCCGTCCTCTCCGCCTCCGAGCACCCGCTGGTCGCCCCCGTGCTCACCCGGGTGGCGGCGCGCCGGCTCGAGTACCTGGTGGACACCTACCGCGGCATGGGGCTCACCCCGGCCGATGCGCGCTGCTCCGGTCTTTTGGCCTACTCGGCGTACGTGGGCCTGCTGCAAATCGCGCGGTTCGCGCCCGGCGAGCTGCCCACGGCGCAGGCCCGCGAGCGCTACATCCGCTACTTGTCCGCGCGCTTGATCCCCGAGGCGCAAAGGCCGCGGGGTGCCAAATAA
- a CDS encoding DUF6463 family protein, protein MSESLDRLVSARARTWTVWAGRSMIGIGILHVLYFTKKTWPYWAGWMGGDLRGLDVASRGASFSHEGFWALPGGFTATLVLLGLVAIRMAKAGFSLPGYVGWGLGAWAALCSVICEPSGFPLGLVPAVLLVAAHSRNRADATNAMLR, encoded by the coding sequence ATGAGTGAGTCTTTGGACCGTCTGGTCAGCGCCCGCGCGCGCACATGGACGGTGTGGGCCGGGCGTTCCATGATCGGCATCGGGATCCTTCACGTCCTCTACTTCACCAAGAAGACGTGGCCGTACTGGGCCGGCTGGATGGGAGGGGATCTTCGTGGGTTGGACGTCGCATCGCGCGGCGCGAGCTTCTCGCACGAGGGCTTCTGGGCGTTGCCGGGCGGGTTCACCGCGACCCTCGTCCTTTTGGGCCTCGTGGCCATCCGCATGGCGAAGGCCGGTTTCTCACTACCGGGTTATGTCGGGTGGGGACTGGGAGCTTGGGCTGCCCTTTGCTCCGTCATCTGCGAGCCATCGGGATTTCCGCTCGGGCTCGTTCCCGCCGTGCTGCTCGTCGCCGCACACTCCCGAAATCGGGCCGACGCGACGAACGCGATGCTTCGTTGA
- a CDS encoding serine/threonine-protein kinase: protein MSGHFGPGAVVGRFVIVRALGRGGMGAVMLAYDMELARDVALKIVHTKIASDEARLRMMREARAMARLSHPNIVAIYDVGTHDGNIYLAMEYIEGDTLQTWLKTPRSRREVLSVMKQAGRGLRAAHAAGIVHRDFKPANVLIAKDGRVCVLDFGIARTESPYGPGASLTMPTPSGPSVNAPAEPDPHPSEGMAVPAASVSVPVFEDKLTQEGHIVGTMGYVAPEIISVTGDKVDARSDVFSFCVTLWRALYGACPFRSDSLDAYLLAIHTTSLKRPPGKHVPAWLHDVVRKGLHPDPAQRFASMGDLLRALDKNPWRARVAASAVVIAVLAVVLGTVQHRRALRIACEHEAGAIGTQWDPARRARVRSTVTAAGDPAAEERADRVLLALDRHAQDWQREQQSSCEATRLFATQTSEVHERRSACLSAAREQFDVVAEVLGQTDPTFQRRAIDLVGALTPPRLCSGREVDSTYVPLPSERQARARAQEARRLTVRSRVFADAGRWDEALSAARNAKDLSHEAGVVADEADALLAETKVHTLRFHSGQAFAVAREAFMLAERSGADRVAGRSAAELAFVLGTAYTRFEEARGWLDVARAKQGRLSGDEALELRILNVGSVLAARAHDPTSALDDNARYIERLSARFGNQSPAVCMARHNRALMLLNAARDIAGSIAAAEEAIGCYAVATGSRDPWLGNTYAALAEALTRAGRLDDARAAAHRGLELRLSQGENDAVRAGLLEHLAIVDELEGRSSEAEASARRALSIAEDQGGFIAENIPNMLFTIGVVRLARGDALDAQVHCTRGVRLLEQGHYLAPDLTYEGDVLRCLGEAELALGNVVMARKHLEQSIALPLRWHDDDLPRARFALARALAVGPSPDRTRAKQLAVQARDDLRVTVPSRPWLQPVVDRIERWLVRP from the coding sequence ATGTCGGGGCATTTCGGACCCGGCGCCGTCGTCGGGCGCTTCGTGATCGTGCGCGCGCTGGGGCGCGGCGGAATGGGCGCGGTGATGCTCGCTTACGACATGGAGCTCGCACGCGACGTCGCGCTCAAGATCGTGCACACCAAAATAGCGTCGGACGAGGCGCGCCTTCGCATGATGCGCGAGGCCCGCGCCATGGCCCGGCTGTCGCACCCCAATATCGTCGCCATTTACGATGTGGGCACCCACGATGGAAACATCTATTTGGCGATGGAGTACATCGAGGGCGACACCTTGCAAACGTGGCTGAAAACGCCGCGCTCGCGGCGTGAGGTGCTGTCGGTGATGAAGCAGGCCGGCCGCGGGTTGCGGGCGGCGCACGCGGCGGGCATCGTGCATCGCGACTTCAAGCCGGCCAACGTCTTGATCGCAAAAGACGGAAGGGTGTGCGTGCTGGATTTCGGCATTGCGCGCACGGAGAGCCCGTATGGCCCTGGCGCCAGCCTCACCATGCCCACCCCATCGGGGCCGAGCGTGAACGCGCCGGCGGAACCCGATCCGCATCCCTCGGAGGGCATGGCGGTGCCCGCGGCCTCCGTGTCTGTGCCAGTCTTCGAGGACAAGCTGACACAGGAGGGGCACATCGTGGGCACCATGGGCTACGTTGCGCCGGAGATCATCTCCGTAACCGGCGACAAGGTGGACGCGCGCAGCGATGTGTTCAGCTTCTGCGTGACCCTCTGGCGCGCGCTCTATGGTGCGTGCCCGTTTCGGAGCGACTCGCTGGACGCGTACTTGCTGGCCATCCACACCACATCGCTCAAACGGCCGCCCGGCAAGCACGTTCCGGCGTGGCTGCACGACGTCGTCCGCAAAGGGCTGCACCCCGATCCGGCGCAGCGGTTCGCCAGCATGGGCGATCTCCTGCGGGCGCTCGACAAGAACCCGTGGCGCGCGCGGGTGGCCGCATCCGCCGTGGTGATCGCGGTGCTGGCGGTGGTGCTGGGGACGGTCCAGCACCGGCGCGCGCTGCGCATCGCCTGCGAGCACGAGGCGGGGGCCATCGGGACCCAATGGGACCCCGCGCGGCGCGCGCGGGTTCGCAGCACGGTGACGGCGGCCGGCGATCCCGCGGCCGAGGAGCGCGCGGACCGGGTGCTCTTGGCGCTCGATCGGCACGCGCAGGATTGGCAGCGCGAGCAACAATCGTCGTGCGAGGCGACGCGGCTCTTCGCGACGCAGACCTCCGAGGTGCACGAGCGGCGCAGCGCCTGTCTTTCGGCCGCGCGCGAGCAGTTCGACGTGGTCGCGGAGGTGCTCGGCCAGACCGATCCCACCTTCCAGCGCCGCGCCATCGATCTGGTCGGGGCCCTCACCCCGCCGCGCCTGTGCAGCGGCCGCGAGGTCGACAGCACCTACGTCCCGCTCCCGAGCGAGCGCCAGGCCCGCGCGCGTGCGCAAGAAGCCCGCCGCTTGACGGTGCGCTCGCGCGTCTTCGCCGACGCCGGGCGCTGGGACGAGGCGCTCTCCGCCGCGCGCAACGCCAAGGATCTCTCGCACGAGGCCGGGGTGGTGGCCGACGAGGCCGACGCGCTCCTCGCCGAGACCAAGGTGCACACCCTCCGCTTTCACTCGGGGCAAGCGTTCGCGGTGGCGCGCGAGGCCTTCATGCTCGCCGAGCGAAGCGGCGCCGATCGGGTGGCGGGCAGGTCGGCCGCCGAGCTGGCGTTCGTGCTGGGCACGGCGTACACGCGCTTCGAGGAGGCGCGCGGCTGGCTCGATGTCGCGCGGGCCAAGCAGGGGCGCCTCTCGGGCGACGAGGCCCTGGAGCTGCGCATCCTCAATGTCGGCAGCGTGCTCGCGGCGCGCGCCCACGATCCCACGAGCGCGCTGGACGACAATGCGCGGTACATCGAGCGCCTCTCGGCCCGCTTCGGCAATCAATCGCCCGCCGTGTGCATGGCGCGCCACAATCGGGCGCTCATGCTCCTGAACGCCGCGCGCGACATCGCCGGGAGCATCGCGGCCGCGGAGGAGGCCATCGGGTGCTACGCGGTCGCCACCGGCTCGCGCGATCCCTGGCTGGGAAATACCTACGCGGCCTTGGCCGAGGCGCTCACCCGCGCAGGAAGGCTCGACGACGCGCGGGCGGCGGCCCACCGCGGCCTCGAGCTGCGCCTCTCCCAAGGCGAGAACGACGCGGTGCGGGCGGGCTTGCTCGAGCATTTGGCCATCGTCGACGAGCTCGAGGGCCGCTCGTCGGAGGCGGAGGCCAGCGCCCGGCGCGCGCTCTCCATCGCCGAGGATCAGGGGGGGTTCATCGCGGAGAACATCCCGAACATGCTCTTCACCATCGGCGTGGTGCGCCTCGCCCGCGGCGATGCGCTCGACGCGCAGGTGCATTGCACGCGCGGCGTGCGACTCCTGGAGCAGGGGCACTACCTCGCGCCGGATCTGACCTACGAAGGCGACGTGCTCCGGTGCCTGGGGGAGGCGGAGCTCGCGCTGGGCAACGTGGTCATGGCGCGCAAACACTTGGAGCAAAGCATCGCGCTGCCCTTGCGATGGCACGACGACGATCTGCCCCGCGCCCGTTTTGCGCTGGCGCGCGCGCTCGCCGTGGGGCCCAGCCCCGATCGCACCCGCGCAAAACAGCTGGCCGTGCAGGCGCGCGATGACTTGCGCGTCACCGTGCCGTCACGGCCTTGGCTTCAACCGGTGGTCGATCGGATCGAGCGCTGGCTCGTGAGGCCCTGA
- a CDS encoding phospholipase D-like domain-containing protein, whose amino-acid sequence MLDLALGGSSLSCNELVQLRERAFRLAKAQVVDPHARRMIEWLEEVMQVLSPESLRPKQSDAFFSPGDQCIGAVRSAFANARAKVDVCVFTITDDRIAETILAAHRRGIRIRIITDNDKVYDEGSDIPRLARAGLAIRVDRSEFHMHHKFALFDDSALLNGSYNWTRSAAANNDENLVLTHDGTLVEKFAAQFEKLWTKFA is encoded by the coding sequence ATGCTCGATTTGGCGCTGGGCGGCTCGTCGCTCTCGTGCAACGAGCTCGTCCAGCTTCGCGAGCGGGCCTTCCGGCTGGCCAAAGCGCAAGTCGTCGATCCGCACGCCCGCCGTATGATCGAATGGCTGGAGGAGGTGATGCAGGTGCTATCGCCCGAGAGCCTGCGCCCCAAGCAAAGCGATGCGTTCTTCAGCCCAGGCGACCAATGCATCGGCGCGGTCAGGTCGGCCTTTGCCAATGCCCGGGCCAAAGTCGATGTCTGCGTATTCACCATCACCGATGACCGCATCGCCGAGACCATTCTGGCCGCCCACCGGCGGGGCATCCGCATCCGTATCATCACCGACAACGACAAGGTCTACGACGAGGGCTCTGACATTCCCAGGCTCGCGCGCGCCGGCCTCGCCATTCGCGTCGATCGGAGCGAGTTCCATATGCACCACAAATTTGCTTTGTTCGACGACAGCGCCCTTCTCAACGGCAGCTACAACTGGACCCGCAGCGCCGCCGCCAACAACGACGAAAACCTGGTCCTGACGCACGACGGAACCCTGGTCGAAAAGTTCGCCGCCCAGTTCGAAAAACTTTGGACAAAATTCGCATAG
- a CDS encoding M1 family metallopeptidase, which yields MRSLSLRRFPKIMLGIATVLLGGSAIAAGGPGAPGLGDPYYPNDGNGGYDVDHYDLRLTYRPSSDQLSGTTTIKATAVQDLTAFNLDFALSVSAINVNGAAARFTRSGAEYTVTPAAELPASKPFTVEVTYSDVPSRVSGSTWVKTSNGALAVNEPHIARYWFPSSDHPRDKATFDVSIAVPDDGTTVVSNGAFLGSAVETGGLKRWNWRNVNPTATYLTFVTIGKFTVNHATAGGRPYITAYASNVTGATLTNARNSLNRTPDIIDYESSVFGPYPFAAIGGVVVPNLSFALEVQTRPVYGTAFFGSRANTSVVAHENAHQWWGDNVSGDTWRNIWLHEGFATYAEWLWSEHNGTGTAQQIANSTYNSRPASSSFWQVVVANPGAGNEFNAAIYDRGGLAVHALRVAVGDTAFFNILKTWQSERKYSTGTIEQFIATSERVSGKSLQAVFNTWLFTRGRPASPPGAAFDAEAFAAEPEPPAFAEIQETHRLLAEQHHAH from the coding sequence ATGCGTTCTCTTTCCCTTCGTCGATTTCCGAAGATCATGCTCGGCATTGCGACCGTTTTGCTGGGAGGCTCGGCGATCGCCGCCGGAGGTCCTGGCGCGCCCGGCCTCGGTGATCCTTATTATCCAAATGATGGAAATGGCGGCTACGATGTCGATCACTACGATCTTCGCCTGACCTACCGACCGAGCAGCGACCAGCTCTCGGGCACCACCACGATCAAAGCCACGGCGGTGCAGGACCTGACCGCGTTCAATCTGGATTTCGCCCTCAGCGTGAGCGCCATCAACGTCAATGGCGCGGCGGCGCGGTTCACCCGAAGCGGCGCCGAATACACGGTCACCCCCGCCGCGGAGCTGCCGGCGAGCAAGCCCTTCACGGTGGAAGTGACGTATTCCGACGTGCCGTCGCGGGTGTCGGGATCGACATGGGTGAAAACGTCCAACGGGGCCCTGGCCGTGAACGAGCCGCACATCGCGCGCTATTGGTTCCCGAGCAGCGATCACCCGCGCGACAAGGCCACCTTCGACGTATCGATCGCCGTGCCCGACGACGGCACCACCGTGGTCTCCAATGGTGCGTTCCTGGGCTCTGCGGTGGAGACCGGCGGTCTCAAGCGCTGGAATTGGCGCAACGTGAACCCGACGGCGACCTATCTGACGTTCGTCACCATCGGCAAGTTCACCGTCAATCATGCCACGGCGGGCGGAAGGCCCTACATCACGGCATACGCTTCGAACGTGACGGGCGCCACCCTCACCAACGCCCGCAATAGCCTCAATCGTACACCGGACATCATCGACTACGAGTCCAGCGTCTTTGGCCCCTACCCCTTCGCGGCCATCGGCGGGGTGGTGGTGCCGAACCTCAGCTTCGCCCTCGAGGTGCAAACGCGCCCCGTTTACGGCACGGCGTTCTTCGGATCGCGCGCCAACACGAGCGTGGTCGCCCACGAGAACGCGCACCAATGGTGGGGGGACAACGTCTCCGGCGACACATGGCGCAATATCTGGCTGCACGAGGGCTTCGCCACCTACGCCGAGTGGCTATGGTCGGAGCACAACGGCACCGGCACCGCGCAGCAAATCGCGAACTCCACGTACAATTCGCGTCCGGCGAGCAGCTCGTTCTGGCAAGTGGTGGTCGCGAACCCCGGCGCCGGCAACGAGTTCAACGCCGCCATCTACGATCGCGGCGGCCTGGCCGTTCATGCGCTGCGCGTGGCGGTGGGCGACACGGCCTTCTTCAACATTCTAAAGACGTGGCAATCGGAGCGGAAGTACTCCACCGGCACCATCGAGCAGTTCATCGCCACCTCCGAGCGCGTTTCGGGCAAATCGCTGCAGGCCGTCTTCAACACATGGCTCTTCACCCGCGGCCGCCCCGCCAGCCCCCCCGGCGCAGCCTTCGACGCCGAAGCATTTGCCGCTGAGCCGGAGCCGCCGGCGTTCGCCGAAATCCAAGAGACGCACCGGCTGCTCGCCGAGCAGCATCACGCGCACTGA
- a CDS encoding tryptophan 2,3-dioxygenase family protein: protein MSESSAALTYTSYLALDEILGAQRPRSDEHDEMLFIVIHQVYELWFKQILHELGHLQGRLEEGNGAHALHTLNRVLTILKVVVSQIDVLETMTPRQFTSFRARLEASSGFQSGQFRVLEVTLGRRDRGAYEHYPEGNPWRAQILAAVARPSLFDSFLRYLAGRGYAVPREKLERDVRLPSEPSEAVQRVLVQVYHDDGEASQIAERLVDVDEGLQEWRYRHVKMVERTIGRKPGTGGSLGAEYLRSTLFNPIFPDLWAVRGEL, encoded by the coding sequence ATGAGTGAATCCTCCGCCGCGCTGACCTACACATCCTACCTCGCGCTCGACGAGATCCTGGGCGCGCAGCGTCCGCGCTCCGACGAGCATGACGAAATGCTGTTCATCGTCATCCACCAGGTCTACGAGCTTTGGTTCAAGCAGATCCTGCACGAGCTCGGGCACTTGCAGGGCCGGTTGGAAGAGGGGAACGGCGCCCACGCGCTGCACACCTTGAATCGCGTGCTTACGATCCTCAAAGTCGTCGTCTCGCAGATCGACGTGCTGGAGACGATGACCCCGCGGCAGTTCACCAGCTTCCGCGCGCGCCTCGAGGCCTCGAGCGGCTTTCAGTCGGGCCAGTTCCGCGTGCTCGAGGTGACCCTCGGCCGCCGCGATCGCGGGGCGTACGAGCACTACCCCGAGGGCAACCCCTGGCGCGCGCAAATCCTGGCCGCCGTCGCCCGCCCGTCCCTGTTCGACTCCTTCCTCCGTTACCTCGCGGGCCGCGGCTACGCGGTGCCGCGCGAAAAGTTGGAGCGCGACGTGCGCCTCCCCAGCGAGCCCTCGGAGGCCGTGCAGCGCGTCCTCGTCCAGGTCTACCACGACGACGGCGAGGCCTCGCAAATCGCCGAGCGCCTGGTGGACGTGGACGAGGGGCTGCAGGAGTGGCGCTACCGCCACGTGAAGATGGTGGAGCGGACGATCGGGCGCAAGCCCGGCACCGGAGGCTCGCTCGGCGCCGAGTACTTGCGCAGTACGCTCTTCAACCCGATCTTTCCCGATTTGTGGGCGGTGCGCGGCGAGCTTTGA